The genomic region tctatagtctctagatgagcctcaaagTCCTTTGATTccccagagggaagctccttattgatcactggacgtcccaggaggtcttccNNNNNNNNNNNNNNNNNNNNNNNNNNNNNNNNNNNNNNNNNNNNNNNNNNNNNNNNNNNNNNNNNNNNNNNNNNNNNNNNNNNNNNNNNNNNNNNNNNNNNNNNNNNNNNNNNNNNNNNNNNNNNNNNNNNNNNNNNNNNNNNNNNNNNNNNNNNNNNNNNNNNNNNNNNNNNNNNNNNNNNNNNNNNNNNNNNNNNNNNNNNNNNNNNNNNNNNNNNNNNNNNNNNNNNNNNNNNNNNNNNNNNNNNNNNNNNNNNNNNNNNNNNNNNNNNNNNNNNNNNNNNNNNNNNNNNNNNNNNNNNNNNNNNNNNNNNNNNNNNNNNNNNNNNNNNNNNNNNNNNNNNNNNNNNNNNNNNNNNNNNNNNNNNNNNNNNNNNNNNNNNNNNNNNNNNNNNNNNNNNNNNNNNNNNNNNNNNNNNNNNNNNNNNNNNNNNNNNNNNNNNNNNNNNNNNNNNNNNNNNNNNNNNNNNNNNNNNNNNNNNNNNNNNNNNNNNNNNNNNNNNNNNNNNNNNNNNNNNNNNNNNNNNNNNNNNNNNNNNNNNNNNNNNNNNNNNNNNNNNNNNNNNNNNNNNNNNNNNNNNNNNNNNNNNNNNNNNNNNNNNNNNNNNNNNNNNNNNNNNNNNNNNNNNNNNNNNNNNNNNNNNNNNNNNNNNNNNNNNNNNNNNNNNNNNNNNNNNNNNNNNNNNNNNNNNNNNNNNNNNNNNNNNNNNNNNNNNNNNNNNNNNNNNNNNNNNNNNNNNNNNNNNNNNNNNNNNNNNNNNNNNNNNNNNNNNNNNNNNNNNNNNNNNNNNNNNNNNNNNNNNNNNNNNNNNNNNNNNNNNNNNNNNNNNNNNNNNNNNNNNNNNNNNNNNNNNNNNNNNNNNNNNNNNNNNNNNNNNNNNNNNNNNNNNNNNNNNNNNNNNNNNNNNNNNNNNNNNNNNNNNNNNNNNNNNNNNNNNNNNNNNNNNNNNNNNNNNNNNNNNNNNNNNNNNNNNNNNNNNNNNNNNNNNNNNNNNNNNNNNNNNNNNNNNNNNNNNNNNNNNNNNNNNNNNNNNNNNNNNNNNNNNNNNNNNNNNNNNNNNNNNNNNNNNNNNNNNNNNNNNNNNNNNNNTTTTTGAAAAAGttaatccaaattttcgaatttgatgagagaaacatggaaagatatttttttttatttttgaaatttttatgaaaaacatgaaaattatgcaatgcatgaaatttttagatcaaaacatgtgatgcatgcaagaatgctatgaatgtcaagatgaacaccaagaacactatgaagatcataatgaacatcaagaacatatttttgaaaaatttttaatgcaaagaaaacatgcaagacaccaaacttagaattctttaatgcttagacactaagaattcaagaatgcatatgaaaaacatgaaaagacacaaaacaaaaaatcatcaagatcaaacaagaagacttaccaagaacaacttgaagatcatgaagaacactatgaatgcatgatattttcgaaaaaatgcaagatgcatatgcaagtgacaccaaacttataatatgactcaagactcaaacaagaaacagaaaatattttttatttttatgattttctaatttttttggatttttatttatatttttcgaaaattatatgaaaaaataaaaaaataaggattccaaaatttttaatatgaattccagaaatcttgccatgttagtctaaagcttcagtccaggaattagacatggctcactagtcagccaagctttcaatgaaagctccagtccaaaacactagacatggcctatggccagccaagcttcagcaggtgatcgtGGATCAACAGCGGATAGATCaggaacagtagcaggtggattagctccaactagcttgctcttgataacaaattgcaagcctcagtccaaataaatttagacatgatctggcgttgaacgccagtttacgtcatcaattcttggctaaagtatggactattatatattgctggaaagccctggatgtctactttccaacgcaattggaagcgcgccatttcgagttctgtagctccagaaaatccactttgagtgcagggaggtcagaatccaacagcatcagcagtccttcttcaacctctaaatctgatttttgctcaagtccctcaatttcagccagaaaatacctgaaattacagaaaaacacacaaactcatagtaaagttcagaaatatgaatttaacataaaaactaatgaaaacatccctaaaagtaactagatcctactaaaaacatactaaaaacaatgccaaaaagcgtataaattatccgctcatcagtcacccACCTCATTCTACTgaattacctcattccaacaatgtacgcttccttacttttgtattttctcatcttacgatGTTATATTTTTTATGAATGATGCACTACAGGCAAAAATAGAAGCgggaggaagaacacgcagcaaccggttgatccgcCAGCTGAGGGTGGCAattcggagagtcgccgtacccccttattcatctttgagtgcaccgaggacggtgcaaacttttaagtgtggggaggtcgtccgaccagtcggcgCCTTTGGGTGGCAagttctaatcccaacacttttgcatctcATTTTAGGTCTTTTTAggattttagttgcattttcttgttttgcatctatatataataagcttagtcaaattaatgatatttttttcaaggattttatctataggcaccccaattgattgaaaaaaaaaatttttagaacttgcttgaattacacGTTGtgaaacatgttttgagctaagaacacaagcatgtgagacttgagcctaattgtgtggttacatcatataaccacttattttcattcttgtgtgcattattctcttcctatgattgtaagccttgatttgtttgattctttatgtccattattttgtgtatacatgcacttatatgattgaggccattgtttcaaatagctcacttacccaaatagcctaccttttatcttctattattagccaattttgagcctatgcttaacgcatttgttcttaattttagcacattacaagcctgaagtgaaaaacaataaatgtcccttgtttggatctttgatcagcttaggctagtgagagtgtttatcatttgattttgggagagttaggaacattgggtagagataaaagtgtattttgtgattttgttgaaaatcatgggaattgagtacatactcatgcattgaatgttaaaccatatgcattgatactcttgtatatatttttgtttgaaaaaaaatgatgagaaaaacaaaaagaaaaaataataataataataataataataataataataataataataataataataataatagaaaaaaaaaaagaaaaagaattgcaataaaaaggggacaaaaatgtcccaaattgaagttcaataataatcaatgcatatgtgtggtgatcaaaagagaatgcatgagtgtgtgaaaaagtgaagaatgggtagttaggtttgtttagaattgtataggttgtcataggttaggtgggaagtttaagttaatcaaagattcaaatttcaagctcccttgaccatatgcatcctaccttaaccctatctccattacaacctatggaaaagtcctcatgatatttgtatgcatgcatgaaataattgttgattgttagataaaaaataaattttggaaggtatgattaggggagaactgagtgaatcaaccccatacacttgaggtCTGCTTTGTTAATTTCAATTCGTGGGGTGCGCTTAGTCCTTCGTCCAAATGGTTAAGGATTGGAATGAGTATTTActcttttttattaaattaataattaaaaatggttaaataataatttaatcaaatatgttatattatctattattattaactattaatttttcatctaaaaaaaaaaataaaacattaaagtAGTTCAACTCAAAGATTTACTTCGCCATGTTAAATATTTGTCTACTAAATTCTTTAACTCAAAaagatataaatatataatatgatGAAGAGATTTCTATAGCCTAGCATACAAGAACAGAAAAAAAATGAATACGATGCAAAGAAAGAAGAGAATTGAAATGTTTACTCATTGAATGAATGATTTGACTTAGAATCGTCTTAGCTAATTACATCAATAGGAACTCATCTTTATATAGACTTGAGACACAATAACAAACTCAATTAATATCCTACCAACCTACTTAACAAATTCAGCATCTTGTATTTTAGGTTATTACTTTACCCTTTGACTCTTTCATTTCGACTCTTATTACACCCTCTCAAACTCATAGTAACTTTGGAAGTTACTTTAAATTTGTGTCTAAAACGTTCAAAAGcatcttgaaaaaaaaattttgtaaataTATTAGCTATTTGATCACTAGCCCCAATATGCacaatcataaattatttttaattcacTCTTTCACAGACAAAGTGAAGATCatgttcaaaatttttaatctTGCTATGCAGTATAAGATTGGCAGCAAGTATGCAGGCACTAATATTATCAAAGTAAATAATTGGAGCAGAGTAGCTGGCGGGATATTTAATTCTGTCAACATATTATGTACATAAATAATTTTAGAATCAGCAACACTTAATCTTTTATATTTTGCTTCGGTGCTTGATCTGCTGACTGAGAATTGTTTCTTATTTGACCATGTAATTAGATTTGAACCTAAATAAATACAATTACCTCATGTAGAGAGCCTATCATTCAGATCAGATCCCTAATTTGAGTCTAAAAAAAGCAAACAATCTCCAATCAGTACAAGGATGAAAAATCTTATCGAACCAGTTAGGTATTCTAAGATTCTTTTAACACATTTTCAGTGTATAACTAATGGAGCTTGCATATATTGACACACTTTATTTATAGCATATGAAATTTTTGGTCTAGTTAGTATAGCATAATGTAATGAGCCAACCACTAACCTATAAAGGAAAGGGTTATCAAACACCTCAACCTCCTAATCTAGATAGTTTAATAGTAGATACCATTGGTGTTGTAAACTCCTATTATCTGAATGTTACGCTTTCGGCTGCGCTATTCTGATAGCGAGAATATTACGACGACCtccatatatttaatattaagaTATAAGTCTTTAACTCGAAACCGTAtcgctgtttttttttttttttttttgaaaaaccgaaAATACTTTTAATTTCAATCAAACATACATATAAAATCCATTTCAAATACATACAAAACTTCTTATACAAGTAGCTTacaaatatacatatatacatattattacaactcctatccctcttacaaatataataataaagacgAGGAAAAACTATAACTGTACATACAATAACATAGAATACAATCCGATGCTCGAAAGAAACTCCTTAAACTCTTTGTCCGTCCTGATTCTTCATTGCGGTATCAATTTTGGCAGCTAATTCTAATTATCCCTGTAGTATTTTAGGTGTTTATCTCAGTTCTAATGATCAACATAGAATGTCTCAATTTGCTGACTTAACATCAGTTATTCAGCAGTTCCATGGTAAGGTTGTTTTAATGGGTGATTTCAATGCCATTTCTAATCAATTAGAGAAAGAAGGTGGGGAGTAAAATCTTCCGCTTTTATTGAGGCTTTCAAtaattttattgatgataatttccTGATTAATATTGGTATAATTGGAAGACCATTCACTTGGTCGAATAGATGGAGTGGTGATGAGTTAATATAGGAGAGACTGGATCGATTTCTGCTAGGAGTTAATTGGTAGCAACTATATGCCAATGCATTGGTTTTTAGATTCTTAGAATCAGGGTCAGATCATTCTCCTCTTCTCTTAGACTTTAACCCGAGAACTGAGGGATCTAAGTGgcgattcaaatttcaaaaaagatGGTGTTCCAATGATAAAATAAGGTAAATTGTTAGAAAAATTTGGCACGAACATATTAATGGTTTAGCCATGTATATCTTAGCTAAAAAAATAAAGCGATGTTGGCATAAGATTGTCAAATGGCAGCAAGAAAACAAATCGAATTCGAAGGTGGAGATTAATTCATTATAGTTTGAATTAGGGGAACTCCGTTTAACATGAATTCATAGTGGTGAAATCATTTCAGAACTAAAGGGCAAGCTTGAGAAAGCATTGCAAAATGAAGaatcttattggaaagataaatCTAAAATCAAATGGCTCAAATATGGTGATCAGAACACAGCTTTTTTCCATCAGAAATTCAAAAATTGATCTAAAGGAATAATTTAGCAACGAAATGACAGTAATGGTGAAATGGCTACTTCTAATACTGGAGTTACTTCTGTGGCTAAATCATATTTCAAAGACATATTTTTTCTGGTTGTCATGAAAACCCTGAATCTTTGTTTATTGATTTTGAACCTACGGTTACAATTCACATGAACCGTAGGTTTCAAAGACCAGTGACTATAGAAGAAATGAAACATGCTACATTTAGTATTCAACCCAAAGTGCTCCAGAAGATGATAGAATACAATAATAGAGATGTTTAACTCGTTAAAGAATATTGACCAAAATTCTCAATTGCTTGCCATTATTTGCTAGCAATGCTAGAAAGTTCACAACCAGTTAGTctttgaaggttctacttcaatATAAATTGCTCAGTAAAATTTAAAGGAAACCATTTTAACTCAGCGTCTCCATAAAAAAAACTTTTAGTTTTATTCAATTCGAtttattattctttcttcttctagACCTTTTTTAGTTTTTGACCATGCACGGTTGGATGAATATTTTTAGTGTATTATTTTAAAAGATTCTCattttttattatgttattcACCTTTAAACATCTTTGTAattcattttttaataattagtaaaatataatatattacctttaaaaaaaataccatattttttataatataatatttttaattttatatatataatatttatagttatatatttattattctaAAATTAGTTGATAGTTTCGTTTAGCCTGGAAACTTCTAGACATTTCTAAAATGGAGACCAATCGGTTTCGGTCGACCCGACCCAACAAGTTAGCCCGTATTGTCCAAATCAGTTTGGTGGCATGGCAGAACCTTTTACAGTTTGCTTTCTTTGAAACAGTAATAACTTGATACCACTTTTCTTCACCCATTTATCTTCCAACTCTTGTTCTTTTCTTCAGCTCCACAACAATAATATAATACATGCTGTAGCTTCTGCCCTGCGGCAAAACCCATTCCCCGATTCGGTGTTTTCTTTGGAATCCCAATCACCCATTTTACCGTTTACTCACATGCTTCAACAGGTTCATTtctcatttatttatttgtttataattttttatattgttcTTGTTATCATGGTACAATTGTAAAGTTCACATTgggaatttgattttttttagttattttttaacgTTTGGTCCTTAATTCCGGGCGGACAttaaaaatcaaaaatgaaaAACATGCTGCTTGTTGATGCTAAATGATATGGATTCAAACTTATCTAATAGATGTTGGTTCAAATTCAATTTTCGTAGAATGAATGGTGTACTTTGGTATCAGTGACTCAAGGCATAATTATCAATTAGGTGAATTGGAAAGTGGATACTAATGCCACCTCTATAAAATTCCAGACTTGTAGGAATTGTTCTTGGAACATGCATGAATAGTTACTAGTTTAATTTTGTATATATTTGTGTCTGACATGTATAATTGAGCTAAGTAGAACCTATATTTGGGTTTGAATGGTTTCTTAAACCTATAGAGTAGATGGTGGCATAAATCAAGAGTCACATAATCACTTGCCTAATATGTATTCAAAGTTGATTGTGTGCTCTTTTGAATTTCTGATATGGTTGTTGGTTTGTACATAATTTTAAAGTAAATGATATATTAGTTTGGTCTGTCAATGTGGGTTAGGGTAAGTGCCAGGGAAGGGGGAATATAATGAATTCACATttccttttttttaaagaaaCTCTATTTATTTTTGGAAAGGAAGCCTGCTGTTTTTGAACACTTAAAATTTGAGCCTTCTAGATGTTCAGATTGTTTCATTTCTTTCTGTTTTGAAACCTCATGGTTgcattagtgttatctttttcATTCTGGTAGTAAGATCATGAACTTCTAAGTTATTCTCCAATTGTCCCGGATTGATTAATTGCTGCATATTGatatcaaaattttgaaacacaGTCAACATAGATATGGATGCCTACAGAATGCTGTTGTTAAAACATGGTAGTTGGTATTCAAATTTCACTTTATCAAATGTGGTTTTAACTAGCCATCTGTTGGCTATAGCATTTGTTGTTTGATGTTTTTAAGTTAAATAGATTATTTGGCAGTAACTATCTTACACCAGTTTGAGATTTTTATTCCAGAAGAAATTGATaaataataacaattatgctgATATAACCAACTAACACTATTAACTCTACTACTAATTTCAAAATGATATGAAATGTATATATCCATGATCAACAATTCAAAACTTCAAAATCTAGTGAATGGTTTTTCTGGAGAATTCAGGTAGCCACTAGCATATAAATTTTATGGAGAGATTATTGTAAATTGTTAATTTGCATATCCCTATTAATCTCATTCTTGATGTTTTCTGATGAATATACTTTTAATTCAGGCAATGTAAACATGAGTGTTTGCTTTCCTTTTAGTCAGTCTTCAATAAGTGCTGTTGTCGTGAAGGGTCGTACTCACCTGTTGATGAGCAGTAACATCTGTGGTCTTTGGTCCCAAGGAAAATCCAGTTTATATTCTTCCAGTTTGTGCCCTTCGCAGTCGCAGAAAAATCATGTTGGTCTTTCTTGTTGCGCAAGATCTTCTATGGGCCAAACAATAAGAGGTTACCTTGGATCATGCTGCTCCAAGCAAAGGGGCAACCTTCAAATTTGTAGTTCTATAGCACCTCGGAAGAGGCATCATGAAATTTCATTGGCATGCCAAAGTTTGAATATGAGGCTTTTGGTACCTAACCAAAAGAAGCTTCCCAAAGTTAAGTGTAATGTGGGACCTGTATCTTGGCCACGTGGATGTGCATCAGTTGGCTTGATACTTGGATTACTTGTATGCAATTTAAGCTCTGAACCTGTATATGCTGACACAGATCCTGAAAATGGAAAGAGAAATGACCAAAACGTGTGCAAATCAAATGTAGCGATATCGCATGGGAAGAAAGTCTACACTGACTATTCTGTGATTGGTGAGCTGCGCATTCTGCCAATACTCTATTTTCATACACATTTACACACTTTCTTTCAGTGTTTCACATTAATATTTTGAACTACACATATATAAGGACCTAGGAGTTTTTGTTTAATTCCACTGCATTGCTACTGAAACTTACCATGCTGAGCAGGAATACCTGGGGATGGAAGATGTTTATTTCGCTCAGTTGCTCATGGGGCTTGCTTGAGGTCTGGAAAACCTCCTCCTAGTGAAAGCCATCAGAGACAATTGGCAGATGAATTACGCTCCAAAGTATGTTTAAGTATCACTACACTTCATCCCATTAAGTTTATTAGTTTAGATCCCTCCTAGTTCcacaaaaataaaaaggaaaaacacaaAACAGAAGAAAATTGGACAAAATATATGTTGATACGGTTCTAATTGGCTGCTTAATTTATATTGACTAATGTTACTTTCTTCATTTAAAATTATTCTTATGGTAACTTGCAAATTAAGCTGTTTATAGTCATATATGGTGACTTCATCTCTACTATGTGTAGTcgttgatatttttttttatttttgtctattCTATTTTCTCAGGTTGCTGATGAGTTTATCAAAAGAAGGGAAGAGACAGAATGGTGAGTCTTCATCTTGGAATGTTTTCGGGAATCTGGTACTGCATCACAAAAATATCATTGTCTTGAAATCATAGATTCTTGTTTCAATCTCTATATTTTTTTGTCATGTTGTATACAAAACTTCTGTACGCAAGTAGCAAAACAGAGAAACGGAGAAACCAGAGAATGATCTTCCCCCTGTAAACATTCCTATAAGACTAACCCCTCAAGCACTAATGCATTTTATTTGAATAAATTTAAGAGCAtaattgcctttttttttttccacCTCATAAGATCTCTCTTAGTGATTTTGGCTATGAACTATCTTAAATACAAAAGCTAATAAAAAACAAGCTAATCCAGCAAACATGAGTTGGAGACCTTCTCAAGAATTGTTTCACTGAATTTGTCATTTTCAGTTGGAAGTCGATTTTTGTCATTGTCATTTTCACTTCTTTTAGAAATTAAGTTACAATTATTGTAATATGATTTATCCAATAAAATCTGTCACATATCATGAGTGTCAGCTTCCTCTTATCGAATAAAAGTGATAGAATTAACAACTGGTCTATAGATcttaaataaaatacaataaagCTGCAAAGATAGCTCTATCTCCATTCCTCTGTTCATTTACAATGAATTGTCTTTTGCTAATAAAGATGTTTGTCTAATGATATGATCAGGTTTATTGAAGGTGATTTTGATACTTATATTTCACAAATAAGGAAGCCTCATGTTTGGGGAGGTGAGCCTGAATTGTTCATTGCTTCACATGTATTGAAGTAAGTCCCTCTCTTCCTTTTGGCCAGTTAAATTCACCATCCTTATGCATTTTATGCACTATACACTTGGTTTTTGATCTCACAGGAGTCTTGTTATGCAGGATGCCAATCACAGTGTACATGTATGATAGGGATGCTGGTGGCTTGATATCAATTGCTGAGTATGGCCAGGAATATGGCAAGGAGAATCCAATTAGAGTTCTTTACCATGGATTTGGTCATTATGATGCACTGGAGATCCCTAGAAGGAAGGGTCCTAAACCAAGGCTGTAAGATTTTATATGAGATGTAAAAGATATTAAACCCAATATTCATTTCCTTTAGTAACATTATAATGACGGATAAATGGTATAGACGGCACCAGTGAAATGCAATATGCACCTTATGCTGAATGCACATAGCGGTTTATGTTCTTAAGCTTTTGTGTTGATTTGGGAAAAATAAATAGGTCAAATGAGTCtgttagaaatataattattatgtGTCTTCTCCTATTAGCTTAAATTTTTAGGAGAAGTGATTTCAAAATATGGTATTAAAGTTTTTATGACTGAAAAATCTAAAGTCCGATCCTtgttatatgaaaaaaatattagcATAAggtaaataaaaagagaaaaataagctTATGCAAAAAATTCAAACAAGTCCAAGAGTTTCTTGTTTGAGAGGATATGTTGGAGATATAGCcagttatgtatttttttttatcagcTTAAATTTTTGGAAGAAGTGATTTTATAACACTCcttataaaattatcaaattttatgGTTTTGATTTCCGTAATTTTTTTAAGTGGTTTTGGTCTAAAAATTTTCGTAAGTGAAAGCGGTGCTTGTGGAAGTCTGGAAGAGGACTATGAATGGGTATTATGCTTGATCTATCTGAATGTTGAATGATGGTAGAATGAATTTTACTTCTGTAATTTTTGGACCAAAACTATAAGAAAATTCTTGCATGGAGCAAATCATAAATTACTTTGTAAGGGACTCAACTTAttttatcataaaataaagtagaaATGCCTTTAACCTCATGTGGACCTTAAAAGGGTTTGACTTAGCTGCTTTAAGCCCTTTTTCTGTGAGTGGTAGAAATAGTGGTCTCCCCCTTCTCATGCTCCACCACTCAGGTGGTTTGCATGCTTCTTGCATACATTGAGAAGAAAAGCATGTAGTATCTGTCAAAGTTAAAGTTTTGGAACTAAGTTATGCTGCAGAATCAGAATATTGTTTTTCACTTCGTCTTATGCAAGCTTGGAATAGGATGAGATTTTCCATGGTTGCAGGAATAAGCCTATCTACCCTTTATGCATTCTGCACTCGACACTCAGATGCTGCTTTTAATATACTCCTATGCTTTCATATTCATTCGTTAGCTTTTACAATGTCTGATCATATTATATTCGAGTATGTTAGTCACCCTTGGTAAACAGAAAATGGGAAGTAGAGCACACAAAAATAATGGCTAAAAATTACTAAAACTTTGTTAGTTTTAGAAGTCTCACATGGCTTAAGAATATCTNATAATACTCAATTTTAGTGGCTAGTGCCGATTGTGATTTTAGTTTCCACTTTTCACCATTCATTTCCATTTGCTTCCTTTATCTTGTTTATCATAGTTAATCATTGTTCAATGGTGTTTATTTTACAAGTTCAGTGGTGGAAAATTTATGCATGGAAACCCCTAAATCTTACATATCTTAATTTGAACTTGCCTTCTTGGTTTGAATGCAAGAAAACTTTCTGCATTTCAACCAACATACCTCGATATAATGAGTTCAAAAGATGTAGTTTCATCTGAGAACTACTTGGCACCTGAGGTGTGTGCATGGCAGGAAGCAACTTCACCAAGAAATGAGATGTGTTGTTCTTTTTGCAGTGCTGTTAGAATTTTGGGACCAGAATTTGATGGTAACTAGAAAGGTACAATGGAATTTTTGTGAGTAAAAAATTCGGGGAGAAGCAACTTTTTTTGAGATTGTAGATGTGGGAATAATTGTGACTGAGTTATATTAAAAAAGGGCTGGTTCCTGCGGCATTTTATTTCTTGAACTTTAAGGTCTCTCCTTTTTAGCTAGTGCTTGTCTATGATTGAAGGCGCTTTAGTTTTTGGTCCAGGGATGCCGTGAATATTTGAGATTCATGTTAAAGAATGCAAAGTAAAATAAAGCGAGATAAGTAGGAGAAAATTAAAACCATAAAATTTACTAAATGACACGTATTACAAGAATTTCACTATTAAAAGAAGTTCAAGAActagttattttaatttatactGACAAACAATTTTAACTAGCAGTCTAACATCTTTTAGTCCAGACATCCAGTATTATTCTTTTAATCAACATTTTTAAATAGGATTAAGTACCATTTTAATTCTTATTGTTTAGGCTGAAAATCGAAATAGTCTCttacattattttttatttgaaatcttccctaatgttatttttttttttagttttaaaatcatcattctctaaatttttggacAAAATTATCCTTCTCCTTCCTCCTCATCACTATAGCAACATTCCATGTGGTTAAGGATTTCCAGCTCAGGAAAACACAGCAACATTCAAAGTAAAAAATTAGCGGCAGTCACAAAACAATCACAAACTAACAAGGATTGAATTTTCAAATATAAGAATTTTCAGGCTGGAAATTTTTTGGTCTCTCATCTATCTCTGCTGTTTAGTTTTCAT from Arachis ipaensis cultivar K30076 chromosome B02, Araip1.1, whole genome shotgun sequence harbors:
- the LOC107625481 gene encoding OTU domain-containing protein At3g57810 isoform X4, whose protein sequence is MLQQSQKNHVGLSCCARSSMGQTIRGYLGSCCSKQRGNLQICSSIAPRKRHHEISLACQSLNMRLLVPNQKKLPKVKCNVGPVSWPRGCASVGLILGLLVCNLSSEPVYADTDPENGKRNDQNVCKSNVAISHGKKVYTDYSVIGIPGDGRCLFRSVAHGACLRSGKPPPSESHQRQLADELRSKVADEFIKRREETEWFIEGDFDTYISQIRKPHVWGGEPELFIASHVLKMPITVYMYDRDAGGLISIAEYGQEYGKENPIRVLYHGFGHYDALEIPRRKGPKPRL
- the LOC107625481 gene encoding OTU domain-containing protein At3g57810 isoform X3, with protein sequence MSVCFPFSQSSISAVVVKGRTHLLMSSNICGLWSQGKSSLYSSSLCPSQSQKNHVGLSCCARSSMGQTIRGYLGSCCSKQRGNLQICSSIAPRKRHHEISLACQSLNMRLLVPNQKKLPKVKCNVGPVSWPRGCASVGLILGLLVCNLSSEPVYADTDPENGKRNDQNVCKSNVAISHGKKVYTDYSVIGIPGDGRCLFRSVAHGACLRSGKPPPSESHQRQLADELRSKVADEFIKRREETEWFIEGDFDTYISQIRKPHVWGGEPELFIASHVLKSLVMQDANHSVHV
- the LOC107625481 gene encoding OTU domain-containing protein At3g57810 isoform X2; the encoded protein is MSVCFPFSQSSISAVVVKGRTHLLMSSNICGLWSQGKSSLYSSSLCPSQSQKNHVGLSCCARSSMGQTIRGYLGSCCSKQRGNLQICSSIAPRKRHHEISLACQSLNMRLLVPNQKKLPKDPENGKRNDQNVCKSNVAISHGKKVYTDYSVIGIPGDGRCLFRSVAHGACLRSGKPPPSESHQRQLADELRSKVADEFIKRREETEWFIEGDFDTYISQIRKPHVWGGEPELFIASHVLKMPITVYMYDRDAGGLISIAEYGQEYGKENPIRVLYHGFGHYDALEIPRRKGPKPRL
- the LOC107625481 gene encoding OTU domain-containing protein At3g57810 isoform X1; the encoded protein is MSVCFPFSQSSISAVVVKGRTHLLMSSNICGLWSQGKSSLYSSSLCPSQSQKNHVGLSCCARSSMGQTIRGYLGSCCSKQRGNLQICSSIAPRKRHHEISLACQSLNMRLLVPNQKKLPKVKCNVGPVSWPRGCASVGLILGLLVCNLSSEPVYADTDPENGKRNDQNVCKSNVAISHGKKVYTDYSVIGIPGDGRCLFRSVAHGACLRSGKPPPSESHQRQLADELRSKVADEFIKRREETEWFIEGDFDTYISQIRKPHVWGGEPELFIASHVLKMPITVYMYDRDAGGLISIAEYGQEYGKENPIRVLYHGFGHYDALEIPRRKGPKPRL